DNA from Candidatus Woesearchaeota archaeon:
TTTCCCTCTGCGATGTTTTGCCTTAATTTGTCTGCATCTATGTTCTCGTATCTAGCTACCTGCATCATCTCTTCAGTTATCTTTCCGTTCTTTGCTTGTTCTAGCTGGTTCATTTTGCGCCTTCGAAAAAAACCGGCCAGAAAGGATCCTGCTCAGGAACAGCGAGCTTCCTTATGCTGCCGTCTTTTCTCTTCATCATTCTTCTGTCCTTAGTATCAGTAACCTTGCCTATGACAGAAGCCTTTATGCCTTCACTGCCTAAAGCAGAGATTATTTTTTCTGAGGATTCAGCATTGCAGGTGATGAGCAATGTTCCCTCAGCAATAGCTTCTACGGGATCTATATCGAGCTCTTTACAGACCATCTCAACTTCTTTAGGACTGACAAACTTATTTTCATCAATTTCCATGCCTACACTGCTTGCGTTGGCCATCTCAAACAAGCCCCCAATTACTCCACCTTCTGTTGCGTCATGCATAGCACTGACTCCTCCTGCCTTGACAGCTGTCAATGCATCTTTGACACATGTCATCTGCTTGCACACTTCCTTTGCTTTATCCACTATTTCTTTGCCATTGTTCTCTAATAGTTTCTTTTCGTAAAGCACTGCAAGCAGCCCAGCAGCTTCTATTGCGGGGCCTTTTGTCATGATTACATCATCGCCCGGCTTTGCTCCTGCAGGAGTTACATAGCTGCCTTTTTCAGCGACAGAGAAAACAGTGATGCCGCCGATTAAAGGGTATGATATGCCGGGATAATAGCCTGTGTGCCCCCCTACTATTGATATATCAAGCTCCTTTGCTGTCCTGTGTATAGAATCGACGATTGTCTTAAGCTCTTCTTCTTTTGTGTCCGGGGGCATAAGCAAAGAGTATGTCATATACTGCGGCTTCACTCCCATAACAGCTATATCGCTTGCCCCTATATGCACTGTATACCACCCAAAGGTGTCTAAGGGCTGTTTCGGGGCGGGAAAGATAGGGTCTTCTGCTATGATCAATACCTTGCCGCTGCCTATATCAACCACTCCTGCATCCACGCCGGTCATGGGCGGCACAATGACATTTTTATTTTCTTTGCCAAGCCTTTTTTTCAAAAAATTTTCAAAAGTCTTTAAGCCTACCTTGCCTATCTTCTCCATTTCATCCCACTCCTGTATTTTTTTGCTATCTCTATTGCCTGTTCTGCCACTTCTATCGGGTCTTTTCCTGCAAGGACAGAAACAGGCTCTTTTCCTACAGCAGAATTCTCGTAAAATATTTTTGGAGCTTTGCCTGCCGACTCGACAGCCTGCTTTACCTTCCA
Protein-coding regions in this window:
- a CDS encoding AIR synthase, producing MEKIGKVGLKTFENFLKKRLGKENKNVIVPPMTGVDAGVVDIGSGKVLIIAEDPIFPAPKQPLDTFGWYTVHIGASDIAVMGVKPQYMTYSLLMPPDTKEEELKTIVDSIHRTAKELDISIVGGHTGYYPGISYPLIGGITVFSVAEKGSYVTPAGAKPGDDVIMTKGPAIEAAGLLAVLYEKKLLENNGKEIVDKAKEVCKQMTCVKDALTAVKAGGVSAMHDATEGGVIGGLFEMANASSVGMEIDENKFVSPKEVEMVCKELDIDPVEAIAEGTLLITCNAESSEKIISALGSEGIKASVIGKVTDTKDRRMMKRKDGSIRKLAVPEQDPFWPVFFEGAK